The Cardiocondyla obscurior isolate alpha-2009 linkage group LG18, Cobs3.1, whole genome shotgun sequence region aatcgtaaacaataaaaattcgcacatatttgaataaatatatatctatatatactatataacGTTTTACATACGGATTTACTCGTCACTAATTAAACGTGGACTACACTTTAAAACATTCGTTCAAATATTCGTTCTTTATACGGTGTAACATGCTTGATTTAGCcctaaaatttataatcaaatttGCGGACGGCGTTCGAAGTATGttcataattttcattttcagaATACATATTAAAAGCCCGACGAATAATGTCATCTAATGGCCTACAATACTTTAATGTGTATAAGCATATATACCTCGCAACACCAAACTTGATTTTAACGGTGATAgaaatatatgtgtatttGTACGATTTTTTCTACATTTGAAACAGTCACGATGATTCGTGAATAAgtcagaaaaagaaatatagttATTTAAGCAAATAATAACGACGgttatataaagtttttatataacttCAGTAAGTAAAAGACGAGTGTAATGGTATAAAATCTCAATGAATTAAATGACAGACTTATTTCATAACTGTGTACAATACGTCCTTATCGAATCGATTTCCATTTTACCTATTATTATCACGATGCAGATGAACGTAATAAACTCACGCGGCAACAAGTAGCGCTTACATCAGCgctaaatatatgtatatgtatataatatatataacagaattttaacataaaataatttatattttcttctctttgaTACAAATcatttgtacattattttctctggtgtaataattattcgtaCTATTTGTTTGGGACGTTCGAAATTATTCGgtaaagaaacatttaaaataaataatgaaacagttTTACATCATTTCATCGCCGGGACAATGTAAGCGGTTATCGCACTATACAAAAGTAAGTGCTGCtataaagtatttataaatattcaacaatTATTAGTAGGTCACAGATTGcaggaaatatatatatatatatatacgttttacGTATAGaacaatatatacatatacacaatCACCACACTGCCTCGGCATAAAACTGTAACGCTGATATGACCACGTACATTTCGGTATTTCTCTTCTTATTTCTTACtaacataattctttttttaaagaccAGAGTAATAACAATAAGTTTTCATAAACTTCATTAATAAGAGACCATAGAGATATTAGCTTTAAGATAGCATGTAACGTTTACAGCTAATGTGAGCTAGCTTTCTACGAAAAACACTGAACGAAGAATCACACGATATTTTCAGAATAATACATTcgtatacacatacatatcaCATACATTTTAATGCCATATATTttcgtagaattttttttcgcatgcacgcaaaacataaaataatatataatttttgaaatacaTGAGAATAAATGAAAAAGCTGCTTTTTGATTCAATAGATTACTCTAACATTAGTATCATTTGTGAATTTACAACAAGATTGTTATGTATTACGTGCTGTTAAGAATACAGTAACACACTGACAATAAGAGGTAGAATTGCAAAATCTCTGAATAATTTCTAACGATTTTTGTCGATACATTAATCGTTAGACGCTTCATCAGATTGGACGTAATATCTAACGATATGCAATTATTGACACAGTGAAACGTAGAAACAATATAGGCCAAACATGAACATTTCTCGAATTCTCACCACAAAGATTATAAGAAATGAAGCGCAAGCATACTCGTTATGAATTCTCATGGCTAAATAAATGAagttttaacattttgatCGATATATTATAGATAATTAGTATTTATATATCACTGCTACCCACGGGAAGCTTACTAAATATCAGATCGCATCGTTATCTGTGCCACAcaaacttgtaatttttttcatattactTGTCAGATGAATGCCAGCCGCGCAATCAATTTTGAATTGCAATCccgatttaatattactaatttaaaattacttctcGGAGTAACTCGTATCTGGCCTTTTAACGGGGCAGCATAAAAACGCGTGAGAGATTTGAGACGcggataaaaagagaaaattagtGTTCTGGACATCGCGTGTGTTGAATGCGAGGTGCACTTTTCGTCGGGTTCGCGTTCTCACAAACATGTACAACTATACCCGGTTGTCCCGATCCTCCCGGATGTATCTCGTGTGTACCgcctgaaatattaattatttatgtaaaacacTAAgtcgattaaagtttaaaataatataaatttaatataacggAGACCAATAATAACCTGCGGATAAATTGGCTATAGCAGCTAACAAATCGTAATTAACAAGTGGTTCTCCTTCCTCACGTGGCTCCCAACCGACCGGCGGAGAAGCGGGAGGAGATATGAGGAACTGTTTGGTGAGCGCGGGTGGTTGAAGATGTTGATCCTCCatatctataaattaattaatttagtgaACTATATTATCtcgtttataaattacttCGATACAATAATGACATTTAATTGCAGAATTCCACAATTACCTATAGGTGTTACTGGCTGTgcaaaataacaattaatatcaGTTTCCCCGAAATGCGATTGATGCAGCTGTATTCTCGCATTTGCTGCGGCACTAGGCGAACTATAGTTTACTCTCATTCTTCTGAAGGATCTGAAGTATTGAAATGTAGCATCTTCTCCATgctttttgaataatttttctatctctGACTATAAAAATACGGCATTATACATACGATGTGACAGAGATTATATACTATTTCCTTCTTATCTTATcatatcttatatttttatatttattacctTCAGAGCGTCATCTTTAAAAACTCGTGGATCTACATTGGTAACAATTACCGACGTTGGTAGATCTTCGTCGTGAATCAATTCATTAATTGATCCAATATTTGTATCGGTATTTTCACTCTTTAATTTAAGCTCTAATTGTTCGTAATTTGGATGCAAATTTGGTAAGCCATCCacttcgttaattattatattttcagtgTCTTCCATCTCTTCCTCGTCTACCGCATCTCTACTACTGTGTTTCTcctccatttttattttctactctgcttagaaaattaataaaaattatcaaatattaaataaaacaataatctAACACGTACAAGACtgaataacttaaaaaattaagttataatCGACATTTTacgacattaatttttttaaacacacaGCATGATTAACATTATATAATTCATGTTCTTCGTCAAGTTAAACGTTctaatatttacatattaatagcAAAAAAGCTGTAACAGCATAAATCCGTTTAATCGACTACGTGAACGCTCAGCTTCGCGACTGTCagcaacaaaaatatatacaatgcTAAAATTGAACGTTGTCCTGTTGACAATTCTCGGGTAACGTGCGACAGTGTCAAGAACGATTTTCTCTTACCTGCCGATCCGGCGACGAGGATGAGGCCACGTATCGGCCTGGATGTTCTCGGAACGCTGTCTCGTTAACGTACGTGTGTATTTACGTTTCGCTTTGCATATACGCAAAGTCTACTCCATCGCGGCGGGTCTAGTTACCGCGGCGCTTCGTCATCGGCATCCTAGCACCGCGTTTCACTGCCAACCAGCGTGTCTTCTCACCGACGGCGTTCGCTATTTCATCACCGAGACGTAGCCGCGCGTCATCGTCGGAGTTGAGGCCAGTTTAGGGCAGCTGGAGCAGTGGACGATTCGCGCGTCCCGTCCGTATCGTAGTGCGATCGAATGCCATGGCTCACCTTGGGTCAGGTTAGATACGTGCGGGCCACAAACGGAGATACCGAGAACCAATTGAACCTGGCATCGTCAGCTGTGTCGGCCGATTGGTCATCGACTGGGAGATTTTCTAGGTATTTAAAGAGCATCGCTACAAATTCTCTATCTGGCAGCCAGTTAAAGCCCTCGTGCTGCTTGATGAAAATTTGCAGCACaaaatttgacattttaaatttgaattatttttaacaaaattagaaATGCAGGACGCTTTGTTGCTCTGGCTTTTATTGCTCGATGTTAGCGTTTAGGTTTACATCGTACGTTtctatatgtatttaaattaaattaaattttagcttaaaaaatatgtttgaatataaaatagactgctatgtttaatattctttattatcactatttatatacgtacgtaAGATATATACTACAATGATCTcgataatatatattgcacacaaaagttattttcttaaattattatttaacagctAACAAAGTTTCTCATTGTgtgtatacataaaaaattttcaagagcCAATATCAGGTACGCCGACCTgcaagttttttaatttcgatagtTGACACACTGGtcaatgtatatataaatgctTTGCATGtcacaaataataattattaacagaGATTATTGCTATAATTTCGAAACAACTAATGCTTAGCATTAGtttaacatttgttttttttgtgacACCTGTATATatagattaataatatataataatatcttcATGTAACTTGAATTGAACATTTTGAGTTTAAACCtatagtttataaaaaatatgtagaaaaagATTACATGTCGTCTCTTTGTTATAATACATGCATACTAGTAATGTGCATTATATGCACATTACTTtcgactttttctttttcctcgcattatcgaataaaaaatttaacttcaCTAAAGCATTGACTAGGTCGAACAAAGCAATTGAAGTAATGTCTGTgacattaattattctttgctTTTAGCAAGGAATCTTGTACAGCAATAATAGCTATAGCATCAATTACATACGATAAAAGCAAATTGCATACGAATCACATATTATTTCGTATTGACGCAAACGTATAAATGCCCGCTAAAAGACTTCAGACATACGCTGAACGAAGCAGACACATGCACACCgacacattaattaaattaatttctcttttgtgGTTATTTATCGGTCCGTTGTGAGATGTTTAATACTCTCAGTGAAATGCATTTGCATAATAATAGGTAATTACTctgtactctttttttttttttacctaataattaatacttcaCGTTTCACACACCGGGATTTGTACTTGTATGCATATAATACGCACACGTATGTCATCGAACGCCATCCACGTACATATATCTATGtccgcaattaaaattaatatcaccgtgacgaaaaaaaaaaaaagcatttacaAACGGGCTATATTCTTGCAGCCAGAGAGCCTTATTGTAGCGTACAACCGCTGGCGTTTTTCGGCTCCTTGTTACTTTGATGAACCGCTTCTTCTTTAACCGGCGGCAAATTTTGCTCCTTTTCCGCTTTCGCCGCCGCTATTCCGGATAGTACGGTGTATGTACCCAAATTCCAAATATGATTTGGTGACGGCATTTGAAAGTCGATCGGACTGACCAAACCGTAGGTAGCCTTAGTATCTAAGGCTGGAACTTCTCCCGGTACTGTATGATGAtatctaataatttaaatttagattaacatttaatttaaacgttttaaacTAAGTCGacacattaaaaatttgcgaaataattacattaagcCGTTTTCTCGGTTACATTTATCGAGAGTAAGCTTTACTATGGGTGCCAAACGTCTGAACACAGCATGTTGATCCGGTTTAACGCGAGGCGCAGGCCCGTTCGTTTTACCGTATTCTTGACAGAGCGCTTTcgctttttttaaacacgATTCACTTTCTTGCATCGCTCGTATCGCTTCGCCGCACTTATCCATTCCTAGCAAGTTTTCACCACAATAATTATAAGCCTGAAAGATTTAAAGCACTAATAAGTTCACAAAGTGTAAAAAACAATAACAAGAAATAACGACAAATATTCTTCGctgtatttaattgtaattaacataattgCCGATTTTTATAAGTTTGCAGACTTACGTAAGATTGATAAAATGCCGCTTTAAGTTCCAAATATTTCGTCCATTGAGCCGATATCTCTGGTTTAAACGGGCGAAGAGTATTTGCAGCATCTAGAAACAACTTGCTAGTCTCGTTGGCTAAAGCAGATATCAAGCTAGAATTATGTTTGAGCTCTACCGCTCTAGCCACTgtcactataaaaaaataatacagcTCATGTaagtgcaattaaatatttgaaaaattacattgttTCGTAGATCTTACCTTCTTGAGCTTCAGCAGTGCATTGATTAACATATGCATTTAGTACACGAGGATCTAAATCACTTCCCAAAGGCGGTGGATTAGCTAACTGTGGCAAAAATTCAGTCTGCACAAAAGTAAATATTCCAGCAGCCCGTCTCAGCATACTGTGCACTTCTTTGGCTTCAATCATTGTTATACTATAATTATAggtctaattaattaattaataaattgtactaCATTAATAAAGAgtaagagaattttttttcatatttttcaatataatatacattaagaattacttaaatttttttttttaatttatacttactcgTCTTTTGCAGCAATCATCGCCGCGTGCTTCATAAACCAAAGGCCTATGTTAACACTCATATTAGCAGCTTCGTAAACAGAATCGGCGCTggaactttaattaaaaaaaaaaaatgtataattaaaaattattttgtaaatatttcggaattattaattttttttttttataattacaatgttCCACTGCCGAGTAATGTGTGTGTCCATTTGAATACAAGAATATTTCTAAGCTTGCTAGGATTGGGTCTACCGACATGCTGTGCCTCTTCTTCAGATGGTTTGACTTCCCATAAAAACCCATACAGTAAACTCAGGTAACTAAGAAATGCAGGCTCTATTGTATCGCTGGTATTGTTTGCATTTCTGATCAGATCCAGCAGCCTGGCTCTTGACAGCTTTAAATCactgaaaaaattaacatttttttataaaaaagaactgttatatatatattttttttttttcataaaaaaaagcgaaaccAGGGAAGTTGTAGATGTAATAAAAGACGCGAGGAAACAGtctgaattttttaacttaacaTATTTGTAACGTAAATGTAAATGTCAGGTCGAATAATCGAACACTCATTTTACAGTTATCAGATATCGTAACGTTTGATAACCGATAGAAAATGATCATCGTTAACAAGTGGCGATCACAAAGTGCGCGTTACGTGATTTGaacgaaataagaaaagaaaaaataacacaCAGAGAAATCTCTTAACCTGCAAAGCTTTCTGGTGGCGTCCGTAGGATTAGAAACTTTCAGGTCGAATTTCTGAACCGACGTCGCTTTCAAGACGTTACGATGAAACCAGTGCGCCATTTCGCCGATCCCGAATCTCGCGGGATCCACGTCCGACGATCGGCTGCTCCGATCCGGCCCCGAGTGCGTCACTTGCGACAGATAAGGTAAAACGGAGCGGCCGAGGCAGCGTCGCAATCGCCGTACTCAACAGGGAAGATCTACTTTCGGCTGACGCGTCACGTGCCTACGCGCAGTAATTGATAACGACCTGCAAACgcaaacgaaagagaaagtaTAATACAATCGATAACATTTAAGTGGGAATTAAAACGCTAGTTATTGCGCGAAGTTATTgacaaaaaagaattaaaaaaaactacctGGCATATCTTCTGATCCGcgaaacataaaaatacttgTAAATATAAACGTTACTTTCAGCATAACTCGAAGAATATTAAATCCTTGGGAAAAGTTCGAGAACGCTTGGAATCCCACTTGCGCGAGGATCCGGGTTTTGAAATGATTGACAAAGTATCGGAGAAACGCGATCGCCTGGAAAGCCGTGTTCTATTTTTGACCGCTTGtttatttttctcctttttttttatcgcgcgacgtCCATCAAGTGTACCTGCATCGGGTAATCGTGGTAACCTCGCAGTCGGTCGTACGAGCGGTTTATCGATGTCAGGCAAGCGCGCTTTCACTCGGTCGCACATAAGCTtgttatgcatttttaaatcgcgattTATTAAACGCAGAGCATGCCAGGTCGAAGGCAGCGTTTGGCGATCGCATTGTCTTACTTAATTCGAATTCGCGGTGACATCGCGTCAATATCGGAACACGATGCGCATGCTTGGTGTACATACGCCCCAAAATCGGTGTAACTCGGACGTGGAAGACATTTTATGACGCCGAGCGTATGCGCATGCTATATATAGACAGTTGCCGACATTAGGCGTCCGTATACGCAGTTCTCGCCTCGCGTTTTACtcgcgtgcaatttttttctcgtgtgTACGGCGCTGCAATTACTCTGGCGTCTTTCGAGGAAGAGGTAAGGGGTCCCCAGGGTGTCTATTGTTCTCCACTTGGTGCGATCGGCGGTGCGGTGATCAAGCGAACGGTCACACGGCCGCGAGAGATCGCGCGATCGTGCGACTCGCGAGCGGCCACTTCGCAGCAGGTTTCCGCGGCGTGTTCGCGTTCCACGCTTGCGATTATGGATGCTGCGCGCGTGATACAGGCACGCAAAGCTGGATCCGCGATCGATACTCATCGGTGACAATTGCCAACGATATTCGCTGATCATTCGAAATACGCCATATGGCGATCAGCGAATATTGGATGCCGGGAATAGGCGCGTCCTTGAATGGCGGTGATGGTTTTATCTGTAAACTCTTCGGCCCGGAAATAATCGCAGTCGATAAATCCTTAAAACGACGTTCGTGACAAAAGCAACCAAGTGTCTGTGTCGCGTCGATGTAAAACAATGTGCCGTTAACAAAAGGGGGAAATACAGAACGTAACGGTGTGCTTTACACTCCTACGAATAAACGGAGTATAACGTTGTAACAATGTGAATCTTTATatagttttacatttatacatcGTTACAAGACTGAATAATATTGTTACCTTTATTTTGCgcattaaaagatattttttttacacggaatataaaataaaagaagaagaaaaaaaaagatttaatgaaaattaattaatgatgattatttttaattaaatggtttaattacatttttctgtGAGCACAGTGATCATAAAAATGTTCAGCAACAAATCGATAtgcgaattattttaactgtaatattaaaatttttatgcaacaaaaattataaatatttaaattaaattaaaaagattacatttttttataagtgatTAAATCAattcgaatttaattgaacttattattaaaattacaagacTGAATAATATTGTTACCTTTATTTTGcgtattaaaagatttttttttacacgaaatataaaaaaaaagatttaatgaaaattaattaatgatgattatttttaattaaatggtttaattacatttttctgtGAGCACAGTGatcataaaaatgtttagaaaCAAATCGATAtgcgaattattttaactgtaatattaaaattattatgcaacaaaaattataaatatgtaaattaaattaaaaagattacatTCTTTTATAAGTGATTAAATCAattcgaatttaattgaacttattattaatataacatatttttaattgtagatGGGTGAGCCGTTGGGTTTGAGCAACAGCGAAGTTCGTAAACTTTGCAAAACACCAGACCCCTCAACAAATGGGTTTATAATGCAGCAGACAATGTATCGTATAAAAGACCCAAGAAAATCTTTGCCTTTCTATACCGAAGTCCTCGGAATGACTTTGTTACAAAAGC contains the following coding sequences:
- the Sra gene encoding protein sarah, whose product is MEEKHSSRDAVDEEEMEDTENIIINEVDGLPNLHPNYEQLELKLKSENTDTNIGSINELIHDEDLPTSVIVTNVDPRVFKDDALKSEIEKLFKKHGEDATFQYFRSFRRMRVNYSSPSAAANARIQLHQSHFGETDINCYFAQPVTPIDMEDQHLQPPALTKQFLISPPASPPVGWEPREEGEPLVNYDLLAAIANLSAGGTHEIHPGGSGQPGIVVHVCENANPTKSAPRIQHTRCPEH
- the LOC139109638 gene encoding BRO1 domain-containing protein BROX, translated to MAHWFHRNVLKATSVQKFDLKVSNPTDATRKLCSDLKLSRARLLDLIRNANNTSDTIEPAFLSYLSLLYGFLWEVKPSEEEAQHVGRPNPSKLRNILVFKWTHTLLGSGTFSSADSVYEAANMSVNIGLWFMKHAAMIAAKDDITMIEAKEVHSMLRRAAGIFTFVQTEFLPQLANPPPLGSDLDPRVLNAYVNQCTAEAQEVTVARAVELKHNSSLISALANETSKLFLDAANTLRPFKPEISAQWTKYLELKAAFYQSYAYNYCGENLLGMDKCGEAIRAMQESESCLKKAKALCQEYGKTNGPAPRVKPDQHAVFRRLAPIVKLTLDKCNRENGLIYHHTVPGEVPALDTKATYGLVSPIDFQMPSPNHIWNLGTYTVLSGIAAAKAEKEQNLPPVKEEAVHQSNKEPKNASGCTLQ